The Panicum virgatum strain AP13 chromosome 5K, P.virgatum_v5, whole genome shotgun sequence genome has a window encoding:
- the LOC120708488 gene encoding transcription factor WRKY19-like gives MQAQSRLGVMSGGGGSMSASEGEHEAVIRELTRGRQLTARLRAEALRALRGQGQAEATAALILQEVSRAFTVCLNIMGSPAGAPPPPPEMPTGLGAVVDAAAAAPSLLGPPRRSREDSIPRQQTVTPSPHYDGYQWRKYGQKRITNTRYPRCYYRCSFHRERGCRATKQVQQCSGGDQPQYLVLYFNDHTCDTAAAREPEAAATTRLDLLPGAALLAPRRGGLLDERGVQEEHERQVLVSSLARVLGGQHQFHQQAPPAPDAAAAATSAAVAVSVEPAPVVDAASGMPRIDVDVVGLDVMDYDDVAGELCFGYSYGLPGGGGLLPF, from the exons ATGCAGGCGCAGTCCCGCCTCGGCGtgatgagcggcggcggcggcagcatgtCGGCGTCGGAGGGCGAGCACGAGGCGGTGATCCGCGAGCTGACGCGCGGGCGGCAGCTGACGGCGCGGCTGCGGGCGGAGGCCCTGCGCGCGCTGCGCGGGCAGGGCCAGGCCGAGGCCACCGCCGCATTAATCCTGCAGGAGGTGTCCCGCGCCTTCACTGTCTGCCTCAACATCATGGGCTcgcccgccggcgccccgccgcccccgcctgaAATGCCCACTGGGCTGGGCGCCGTcgtggacgccgccgcggccgcgccttcCCTGCTCggcccgccgcgccggagcCGGGAGGACAGCATCCCCAGACA GCAGACGGTGACACCCTCGCCGCACTACGACGGGTACCAGTGGAGGAAGTACGGCCAGAAGAGGATCACCAACACGCGCTACCCAAG GTGCTACTACAGGTGCAGCTTCCACCGCGAGCGCGGCTGCCGCGCCACCAAGCAGGTGCAGCagtgcagcggcggcgaccagcCCCAGTACCTCGTCCTGTACTTCAACGACCACACGTGCgacacggcggcggcccgggagcccgaggcggcggcgacgacgcggctCGACCTGCTGCCCGGGGCCGCCCTgctggcgccgcgccgcggcggcctgcTGGACGAACGCGGCGTCCAGGAGGAGCACGAGCGCCAGGTGCTCGTCTCGTCGCTCGCGCGCGTGCTGGGGGGCCAGCACCAGTTCCACCAGCAGGCTCCTCCCGCACCtgatgctgcggcggcggccaccagcgccgccgtcgccgtcagcGTGGAGCCGGCGCCGGTCGTTGACGCGGCTTCGGGGATGCCGCGGATTGACGTGGACGTGGTGGGGCTGGATGTCATGGACTACGACGACGTGGCGGGCGAGCTGTGCTTCGGCTATTCCTACGGCctacctggcggcggcggcttgttGCCGTTTTga